A single genomic interval of Kogia breviceps isolate mKogBre1 chromosome 6, mKogBre1 haplotype 1, whole genome shotgun sequence harbors:
- the LSM6 gene encoding U6 snRNA-associated Sm-like protein LSm6, whose product MSLRKQTPSDFLKQIIGRPVVVKLNSGVDYRGVLACLDGYMNIALEQTEEYVNGQLKNKYGDAFIRGNNVLYISTQKRRM is encoded by the exons ATGAGTCTGCGGAAGCAAACGCCCAGTGACTTCCTGAAGCAAATCATTGGACGACCAGTTGTGGTAAAATTGAATTCTGGCGTGGATTACCGAG GGGTCCTGGCTTGCCTGGATGGCTATATGAATATAGCCTTGGAGCAGACAGAGGAGTATGTAAATGGACAGCTGAAGAATAAGTACGGGGATGCATTTATCCGAGGAAACAATG tgttgtACATAAGTACACAGAAGAGGAGGATGTGA